The Cetobacterium ceti genome has a window encoding:
- a CDS encoding HD domain-containing phosphohydrolase, giving the protein MKIIFIFFIVYITSFSLNLTKSEEMWLEKNKGKTFTLAIANTSNPFYYIDNFHHPKGVYIDFFHYLENHLDIKFKYVDKPNKELTSLLNKGKIDIALDMANTPKRKENYYFINLFNEYEILLISKEVTNLNSLKHKKIGVISNTTESIIFKNIYSDFPFTLVPLNSLNEGFKKLENKEIDALLGKDKYLPGKNYNIVHLDRIDKINNQMAIKKEFRTFVSIIRKYRNLYIDDYLVASLRKNRIEYYKNLLKNYNPLKEVQKKYKELIIEIPDENKILPFYYQKHSELLGYIPERMEEFGQILNIPIIFKKKSEILNFNYNIKAFDSNNFKNHSKYLIPYYEADMVIVSKTNNKFIKNPKALIEKNLGIITIDDLKSRNLKYMKNSKIYFSTDKALDDLMSGKVEYLVGDFKRISLAISNRYMGDSVKIAGFTNIQSYFSYGTNDPLLADLIEKIMPNYISENEILSNELVTSRIIDINHKYIFTITTISLFVLIVLLFLLKKAIKEKNRANKITKALVNSFETANQYNDEDTGMHIIRVNKYSQFMARKLKCSKKFIEEIGEYASLHDVGKIGIPDIILKKPGKLTDEEFETMKEHTKIGFHLIKKMYIGKVAENIALYHHEKYNGKGYPFGLYGNEIPLEARIVSLADVYDALRQKRVYKKSFSHEEAMAIIINESGQSFDPKLVTIFIKYNDIFEEIFESN; this is encoded by the coding sequence TTGAAAATTATTTTTATATTTTTTATTGTATACATTACAAGTTTTTCTTTAAACTTAACTAAAAGTGAAGAGATGTGGTTAGAAAAAAATAAAGGAAAAACTTTTACTTTAGCAATTGCAAATACTTCAAATCCTTTTTATTATATTGATAATTTTCATCATCCTAAAGGAGTTTATATAGATTTTTTTCACTATTTAGAAAATCACCTAGATATTAAATTTAAATATGTTGATAAACCTAATAAAGAGTTAACTTCTTTATTAAATAAAGGAAAAATTGATATTGCTCTAGATATGGCAAATACTCCTAAACGTAAAGAAAATTATTATTTTATAAATCTATTTAATGAATATGAAATCCTTCTTATTTCTAAAGAAGTCACAAATCTAAATTCCTTAAAACATAAAAAAATTGGAGTTATTAGCAATACTACTGAAAGTATTATATTTAAAAATATTTATTCTGACTTTCCTTTTACTTTAGTTCCTTTAAACTCTCTTAATGAAGGATTTAAAAAATTAGAAAATAAAGAAATTGATGCTCTTTTAGGAAAAGATAAATATCTCCCTGGTAAAAATTATAATATAGTACATTTAGACAGAATAGATAAAATAAATAATCAAATGGCTATAAAAAAAGAATTTAGAACCTTTGTTTCTATTATTAGAAAATATAGAAACTTATATATCGACGATTACTTAGTTGCATCTTTAAGAAAAAATAGAATAGAATATTATAAAAATTTATTAAAAAATTATAATCCATTAAAAGAAGTTCAAAAAAAATATAAAGAATTAATTATAGAAATTCCAGATGAAAATAAAATTTTACCCTTTTATTATCAAAAACATTCTGAACTTTTAGGATATATCCCTGAAAGAATGGAAGAATTTGGTCAAATTTTAAATATTCCAATTATTTTTAAAAAAAAATCTGAAATATTAAATTTTAATTATAATATTAAAGCTTTTGATTCAAATAATTTTAAAAATCATTCAAAATATTTAATTCCTTATTATGAAGCTGATATGGTTATTGTTTCTAAAACTAATAATAAATTTATAAAAAATCCTAAAGCACTTATTGAAAAAAATTTAGGTATTATAACTATCGATGATTTAAAATCTAGAAATTTAAAGTATATGAAAAATTCAAAAATATATTTTAGTACAGATAAAGCTTTAGATGATCTAATGAGCGGTAAAGTAGAATACCTAGTAGGAGATTTTAAAAGAATTTCTCTTGCTATCTCTAATAGATATATGGGGGATTCTGTTAAAATAGCTGGTTTTACTAATATACAATCTTATTTTTCCTATGGAACAAATGATCCTTTACTAGCTGATTTAATCGAAAAAATTATGCCCAATTACATTTCTGAAAATGAAATTTTATCCAATGAATTAGTTACAAGCAGAATTATTGATATAAACCATAAATATATTTTCACTATAACAACTATTTCACTATTTGTCTTAATAGTACTGCTTTTTTTATTAAAAAAAGCAATTAAAGAAAAAAATCGTGCTAATAAAATAACTAAAGCTCTTGTTAATAGTTTTGAAACTGCAAATCAATATAATGATGAGGATACTGGAATGCATATTATAAGAGTTAATAAATATTCTCAATTTATGGCTAGAAAATTAAAATGTTCTAAAAAATTTATAGAAGAAATCGGAGAGTATGCTTCATTGCATGATGTGGGAAAAATTGGTATTCCTGATATTATTTTAAAAAAACCAGGAAAATTAACAGATGAAGAATTTGAAACTATGAAAGAACATACTAAAATAGGATTTCATCTAATAAAAAAAATGTATATTGGAAAAGTTGCTGAAAATATAGCTCTTTACCATCATGAAAAATATAACGGAAAAGGATATCCATTTGGTTTATATGGAAATGAAATTCCTTTAGAAGCTAGAATTGTTTCCTTAGCAGATGTCTATGATGCTCTTAGGCAAAAAAGAGTTTATAAAAAATCCTTTTCCCATGAAGAAGCTATGGCAATTATCATAAATGAATCTGGCCAATCATTTGATCCAAAATTAGTAACAATTTTTATAAAATACAACGATATATTTGAAGAAATATTTGAAAGTAACTAG
- a CDS encoding flavocytochrome c, whose translation MEKKLYSIGEICTITNLSRKTLRHYDNIDLLKPDFVNPKNNYRFYSEYQILKLQIILALKDNGFSLEEIKKEFLCKNNKSLHNFIEKYKHKIEKIDENIEELKKNKKNIENILKIFQFQDLEKITLKKFDERFFYSLEGVGDSKLNISFMDIFKIIQSSITSGNGYLGKKIKNNSNKSFLLFKNDIYLDKKEKILAGEFITIRYRNSNRDQALNKITEYIKNNNIEIEDVIYEIEIVNSFLTNKEIEYITEIQIPIKKGKLMHYNLKNGKFIGCGKGYGGEIKSEITIENGKIVNIQFISHNETKIISDPAFENIPSLIIKTNSILVPNVSGCSMSSRGIRESVKNALIEAGENSELLELQLLEAENLEKIKHGNNKKIIRPIETFDVVIIGAGGAGLSAAIAAANRGLKTVVLEKMSSVGGNTLISMGGINIPENSVQISKDIKDSKDIFKEDILKGGDFKNSPMLLDIFVNNALDTFNWLKEFVKVEFKDELIHFGGHSVPRAAVFKGKYGIELISKLRAKALLLGVEIKTDVFCESLIEDFDKVVGVVGKIENTPVKFYGKEGVILATGGFSGNIELRKKYNPNLDERYKTTNISSITGDGHIMSEKIGADFTQMEYIQTFPISNPETGELSHVGGTRFDGAILVNKNGDRFVEELERRDVVSEAILNQENGVAYLVWSKEIESLVNRTEKNKEEVERLKNSKLFHKGDSLIECGEYFGLNLENLSKTIDKYNTFVENKKDLDFNRRGDLVEIKDGPFYIQQVAPAVHHTMGGLKIDENCRVLNKNNEPITGLYAAGEIVGGLHGTNRLGGNAITEVIVFGKKAGENIGK comes from the coding sequence ATGGAAAAGAAATTATATTCTATTGGTGAAATATGTACTATCACAAATTTATCTAGGAAAACTTTAAGACATTATGACAATATTGATCTTTTAAAACCAGATTTTGTAAATCCTAAAAATAATTATAGGTTTTATAGTGAGTATCAAATTTTAAAATTACAAATTATTTTAGCTCTAAAGGATAATGGATTTTCTTTAGAAGAGATAAAAAAAGAATTTTTATGTAAAAATAATAAAAGTTTACATAATTTTATTGAAAAATATAAACATAAGATTGAAAAAATAGATGAAAATATTGAAGAACTTAAAAAAAATAAAAAAAATATCGAAAATATTTTAAAAATTTTTCAATTTCAAGATTTGGAAAAAATAACTTTAAAAAAATTTGATGAAAGGTTTTTCTATTCTCTTGAAGGAGTAGGAGATTCAAAATTAAATATTTCTTTTATGGATATTTTTAAAATTATTCAATCTTCTATTACCTCAGGAAATGGATATTTAGGAAAAAAAATTAAAAATAATAGTAATAAATCTTTTTTACTTTTTAAAAATGATATTTATTTAGACAAAAAAGAAAAAATACTAGCTGGAGAATTTATAACTATTCGTTATAGAAATTCTAATAGAGATCAAGCCCTTAATAAAATTACAGAATATATAAAAAATAATAATATAGAAATTGAAGATGTTATATATGAAATAGAAATTGTAAACTCTTTTTTAACAAATAAAGAAATTGAATATATAACAGAAATTCAAATCCCTATAAAGAAAGGAAAACTTATGCATTATAATTTAAAAAATGGAAAATTTATTGGATGTGGAAAAGGATATGGAGGAGAAATTAAAAGTGAAATTACAATTGAAAATGGAAAAATTGTAAATATTCAATTTATTTCCCATAATGAAACTAAAATAATTTCAGATCCAGCCTTTGAAAATATACCAAGTTTAATAATAAAAACAAATTCTATTTTAGTTCCAAATGTATCTGGATGTTCTATGAGTTCTCGTGGAATTAGAGAGTCTGTTAAAAATGCTTTAATTGAGGCTGGAGAAAATTCTGAACTTTTAGAATTACAACTTTTAGAAGCTGAAAATCTTGAAAAAATTAAACATGGTAATAACAAAAAGATTATAAGACCTATAGAAACCTTTGATGTTGTCATTATTGGAGCAGGGGGAGCTGGATTATCAGCTGCAATAGCTGCTGCTAATAGAGGCCTAAAAACTGTTGTTCTTGAAAAAATGTCTTCAGTTGGGGGAAATACTTTAATATCAATGGGTGGAATTAATATTCCAGAAAATTCTGTACAAATCTCTAAAGATATTAAAGATTCTAAAGATATTTTTAAGGAAGATATTTTAAAAGGTGGGGATTTTAAAAATTCTCCAATGCTTTTAGATATTTTTGTTAATAATGCTTTAGATACATTTAATTGGTTAAAGGAATTTGTAAAAGTAGAATTTAAAGATGAACTAATTCATTTTGGAGGTCATAGCGTTCCTAGAGCTGCTGTATTTAAAGGAAAGTATGGGATCGAATTAATTTCTAAGTTAAGAGCTAAGGCACTTCTTTTAGGTGTTGAAATTAAAACTGATGTTTTCTGTGAATCTTTAATTGAAGATTTTGATAAAGTTGTAGGTGTAGTTGGTAAAATAGAAAATACTCCTGTTAAATTTTATGGAAAAGAAGGAGTTATCCTTGCTACTGGAGGATTTAGTGGAAATATTGAACTTAGGAAAAAATATAATCCTAATTTAGATGAAAGATATAAAACTACAAATATCAGTAGCATTACTGGAGATGGTCATATTATGAGTGAAAAAATTGGAGCTGATTTTACTCAAATGGAATATATTCAAACTTTCCCTATTTCTAACCCTGAAACTGGAGAACTTTCCCATGTTGGCGGTACTAGATTTGATGGTGCTATTTTAGTTAATAAAAACGGAGATAGATTTGTTGAAGAGCTAGAAAGAAGAGATGTGGTATCAGAAGCTATTTTAAACCAAGAAAATGGTGTTGCTTATTTAGTTTGGTCTAAGGAAATTGAATCTCTTGTAAATAGAACAGAAAAAAATAAAGAAGAAGTGGAAAGATTAAAAAATTCTAAACTTTTCCATAAGGGAGATTCATTAATTGAATGTGGAGAATATTTTGGACTTAACTTAGAAAACTTATCTAAAACAATAGATAAATATAATACTTTTGTTGAAAATAAAAAAGATTTAGATTTTAATAGAAGAGGAGATTTAGTTGAAATAAAAGATGGACCTTTTTATATTCAACAAGTTGCTCCTGCCGTTCACCATACAATGGGTGGATTAAAAATTGATGAAAATTGTCGTGTGTTAAATAAAAATAATGAGCCTATTACTGGATTATATGCTGCTGGAGAAATTGTCGGAGGTCTTCATGGTACAAATAGACTTGGTGGAAATGCCATAACAGAAGTTATTGTTTTTGGTAAAAAAGCTGGAGAAAATATTGGTAAATAA
- a CDS encoding S66 family peptidase encodes MENKLKAGDRIGFYSPSSPATFFAPKRFQRAKNFLEKKGFILEEGILTGKSEGYRSGSVKERVEELNNLIRNKDIKCIMSTIGGYNSNSLLPYLDYDNIKNNPKIFIGYSDVTALLLGIYAKTGLITYYGPALVASFGELSPLVDKTYEYFKNMLMDNIKYPYEVENPKYWTDEFINWEDQNREKKLYENNLITVIPGEVEGRLIGGNLNTIYGIWGSEYMPEIKYEDILFIEDSLKSASEIEREFSFLKINGVFDKIGGILLGKHELFNDQGTGKKPYEILLEVLGDKKIPILGEFDCCHTHPMITLPIGGTVKLDATNKKLYILK; translated from the coding sequence ATGGAAAATAAATTAAAGGCAGGAGATAGAATTGGGTTTTATTCACCATCATCTCCTGCCACTTTTTTTGCTCCAAAAAGATTTCAAAGAGCTAAAAATTTTTTAGAAAAAAAAGGGTTTATTTTAGAAGAAGGTATTTTAACAGGAAAAAGTGAAGGATATCGTTCAGGAAGTGTAAAGGAAAGAGTTGAAGAATTAAATAATTTAATAAGAAATAAAGATATAAAATGTATTATGTCAACAATTGGAGGATATAATTCAAATTCACTTTTACCCTATTTAGATTATGATAATATTAAAAACAATCCTAAAATTTTTATAGGTTATTCTGATGTAACTGCTCTTCTTTTAGGAATTTATGCTAAAACAGGTTTAATTACCTATTATGGACCAGCCCTTGTGGCAAGTTTTGGAGAATTATCACCTTTAGTTGATAAAACATATGAATATTTTAAAAATATGTTAATGGATAATATAAAATATCCATATGAAGTAGAAAACCCAAAGTATTGGACAGATGAATTTATAAACTGGGAAGATCAAAATAGAGAAAAAAAATTATATGAGAATAATTTAATTACTGTTATTCCAGGAGAAGTAGAAGGAAGACTAATTGGGGGGAACTTAAATACAATATATGGTATTTGGGGAAGTGAATATATGCCAGAGATTAAATATGAAGATATTTTATTTATAGAAGATTCTTTAAAAAGTGCCAGTGAAATAGAAAGAGAATTTTCTTTTTTAAAGATAAATGGGGTTTTTGATAAAATAGGTGGAATTCTTTTAGGGAAACATGAACTTTTTAATGACCAAGGAACAGGAAAAAAACCATATGAAATTTTATTAGAAGTATTAGGAGATAAAAAAATACCCATTCTAGGAGAATTTGATTGTTGTCATACTCATCCAATGATAACCTTACCAATAGGTGGAACAGTAAAATTAGATGCAACTAATAAAAAATTATATATATTAAAATAA
- a CDS encoding NAD(P)-dependent malic enzyme, producing MNLYEKSLKMHEELKGIYEIVSKVDVNNKEELSLAYSPGVAAPCLAIQEDKANVYKYTAKGNMVAVITDGSAILGLGNIGPEAGLPVMESKVILYKELAGIDSFPICLATQDTEEIIKTIKYLTPSFGAIHLEDLACPKCIEVETRLREELDIPVFHNDQHGTSVAALAGLINALKLVNKTFENIKVVINGAEAAGSAIAKLLNEMGTTNILIVSHDEILNRTDNEKYDFSKKYLSEISNPENIKGTLREAMVGADVFIGVSTANVVDKDMVKSMGEDAIVFAMANPTPEIMPEDALAAGAKIVGTGRGDYPNQLNNVIAYPGIFKGALESRATKITEEMKMAAAHAIANLVTPEELTVDHIIPASFDRRVVRAIADEVVKIAKEQGIARV from the coding sequence ATGAATCTTTATGAAAAATCTTTAAAAATGCATGAGGAACTAAAAGGAATATACGAAATAGTTTCAAAGGTAGATGTTAATAACAAAGAGGAGTTAAGTTTAGCTTATTCTCCAGGTGTTGCAGCTCCATGTTTAGCTATCCAAGAGGATAAAGCAAATGTTTACAAGTATACAGCAAAAGGAAACATGGTTGCAGTAATTACAGACGGATCTGCAATTTTAGGACTTGGAAATATTGGACCAGAAGCGGGACTTCCTGTAATGGAATCAAAAGTAATTCTATATAAAGAGTTAGCTGGTATTGATTCATTCCCAATTTGTCTTGCTACTCAAGATACTGAAGAAATAATTAAAACTATAAAATATTTAACTCCATCATTTGGTGCGATCCATTTAGAAGATTTAGCTTGTCCAAAATGTATAGAAGTTGAAACTAGATTAAGAGAGGAATTAGATATTCCTGTATTTCATAATGATCAGCATGGAACAAGTGTTGCAGCATTAGCAGGACTTATTAATGCTCTTAAATTAGTAAACAAAACATTTGAAAATATTAAAGTGGTTATTAATGGTGCTGAAGCAGCAGGAAGTGCTATTGCAAAATTATTAAATGAAATGGGAACAACTAATATTTTAATTGTTAGTCATGATGAAATTTTAAATAGAACAGATAATGAAAAATATGATTTCTCTAAAAAATATTTATCTGAAATTTCAAATCCAGAAAATATTAAGGGAACTTTAAGAGAAGCAATGGTTGGAGCAGATGTATTTATTGGAGTTTCAACAGCAAATGTAGTGGATAAAGATATGGTAAAATCAATGGGAGAAGATGCAATTGTGTTTGCAATGGCAAATCCGACACCAGAAATTATGCCTGAAGATGCTTTAGCAGCAGGAGCAAAAATTGTTGGAACAGGAAGAGGAGATTATCCTAATCAGTTAAATAACGTTATTGCTTATCCAGGAATATTTAAAGGAGCTTTAGAATCTAGAGCTACAAAAATAACTGAAGAGATGAAAATGGCAGCAGCTCATGCTATTGCAAATTTAGTTACACCTGAAGAGTTAACTGTGGATCATATTATTCCAGCTTCTTTTGATAGAAGAGTTGTAAGAGCCATAGCTGATGAAGTTGTAAAAATAGCTAAAGAGCAAGGAATAGCTAGAGTATAA
- a CDS encoding ABC transporter substrate-binding protein, protein MLKKIVQLLCVSVLFLTTFRPTFSEKNTLIIAQNSDAKSLDPHVSNDVPTHRVVTNIYDSLIQWNENHELEPAVAQSWKQIDPLTLEFKIRPNIKFHNGEPLKMSDIKFSLERAKNAPALMTFFSGIDTINIIDDNTIQITTKKPYGPLINYLAHEGAAILNEKVVTEAGKDYGQNPVGTGPYKFQEWKAGDRVILTANKDYFLDKPKSETLVFRVVPEGGNRVIALETGEIDLAYDIDPINLDTVRHHGDLKLYEQPAMGINYLGFNTTNKVLGNVLVRQAIAKAIDLDSIVEAVYLGAAQKANSPVSPSVFGYNKDTKAYEQNIAEAKELLKKAGYSKGIDLKLWTNDNSVRRDIAVILQDQLKAININLNIEILEWGAYLDQLLQKKHDLFLLGWASSPDSDSALYALFHSKNHGSSGNRSYYDNKKVDKLLDLGRESTNPEDRKKYYYEAQGILQEEIPLLTLAYPYDTVGANKSISNFNLNIEKLHKVEKNR, encoded by the coding sequence ATGTTAAAAAAAATAGTACAACTTTTATGCGTATCTGTTCTATTTCTTACAACTTTTAGACCTACTTTTTCTGAAAAAAATACACTTATAATTGCTCAAAATTCCGATGCAAAAAGTTTAGATCCACATGTTTCTAATGATGTACCAACTCATAGAGTTGTTACAAATATTTACGATTCTTTAATTCAATGGAATGAAAATCATGAATTAGAACCTGCTGTTGCACAATCTTGGAAACAAATAGATCCATTAACTTTAGAATTTAAAATCAGACCAAATATTAAATTTCATAATGGAGAGCCTTTAAAAATGTCTGATATTAAATTTAGTTTAGAAAGAGCTAAAAATGCCCCCGCTCTTATGACTTTCTTCTCTGGGATTGATACAATTAATATTATAGATGATAATACAATTCAAATTACTACTAAAAAACCCTATGGTCCTCTAATTAATTATCTAGCCCATGAAGGAGCAGCAATTTTAAATGAAAAAGTTGTAACAGAAGCTGGAAAAGATTATGGACAAAATCCCGTAGGAACAGGACCATATAAATTTCAAGAATGGAAAGCTGGAGATAGAGTAATTTTAACTGCCAATAAAGATTATTTTTTAGATAAACCTAAAAGTGAAACTTTAGTTTTCAGAGTTGTTCCTGAAGGTGGAAATAGAGTTATCGCCCTTGAAACAGGGGAGATTGATTTGGCCTATGATATTGATCCTATTAATTTAGATACTGTAAGACATCATGGAGATTTAAAATTATATGAACAACCTGCAATGGGAATTAATTACCTTGGATTCAATACTACAAATAAAGTTCTTGGGAATGTTTTAGTTCGTCAAGCTATTGCTAAAGCAATTGATTTAGATAGTATTGTAGAGGCAGTATATTTAGGAGCTGCTCAAAAAGCTAATTCTCCAGTATCTCCAAGTGTTTTCGGTTATAATAAAGATACCAAAGCTTATGAACAAAATATCGCTGAGGCCAAAGAATTGTTAAAAAAAGCTGGATATTCCAAAGGTATTGATTTAAAACTTTGGACAAATGATAACTCTGTTAGAAGAGATATTGCTGTAATTTTACAAGATCAGTTAAAAGCAATTAACATAAATTTAAATATTGAAATTTTAGAATGGGGAGCATATTTAGATCAACTTTTACAAAAAAAGCATGACTTATTTTTACTTGGTTGGGCTTCAAGTCCAGATTCTGATTCAGCTTTATATGCATTATTTCACTCTAAAAATCATGGAAGTTCAGGAAATAGATCCTACTACGATAATAAAAAAGTAGATAAACTTTTAGACTTAGGAAGAGAATCTACAAATCCTGAAGATAGAAAAAAATATTATTATGAAGCTCAAGGTATTTTACAAGAGGAAATTCCTTTATTAACTTTAGCTTACCCATATGATACAGTAGGTGCAAATAAATCTATCAGTAACTTTAATTTAAATATTGAAAAACTTCACAAAGTTGAAAAAAATAGATGA
- a CDS encoding YoaK family protein, translating into MKKFFIFLLCFFSGFINILTLFKYAYSISHFSGNMSDVAQKMLMKNLPASVKIIFLLVFSFILGGFLIGIIIKDTGEEYKKSYGYVMIVYGVLISLINDIPQLNKFLLYFLTFTMGSQNALFIKYRGSVVRTTHMTGNLTELGTNLGKIVRGEKELVPKVLFSFFQVTFYFIGGVLGTFSYLNFNSNSFYIFGICYMVVGVFHLFFSTL; encoded by the coding sequence ATGAAAAAATTTTTTATATTTTTATTATGCTTTTTTAGTGGATTTATAAATATTCTTACATTATTTAAATATGCCTATTCAATTTCACATTTTTCTGGAAATATGTCTGATGTGGCTCAAAAAATGTTAATGAAAAATTTACCTGCATCGGTGAAAATTATTTTTTTATTAGTTTTTTCATTTATATTAGGTGGTTTTTTAATTGGAATAATAATTAAGGATACAGGAGAGGAGTATAAAAAATCATATGGATATGTAATGATAGTTTATGGAGTTTTAATTTCATTAATAAATGATATTCCTCAATTAAATAAATTTTTACTATATTTTTTAACTTTTACTATGGGAAGTCAAAATGCACTTTTTATAAAATATAGAGGTTCTGTGGTGAGAACCACACATATGACAGGGAATTTAACGGAACTTGGAACGAATTTAGGAAAAATTGTGAGAGGTGAAAAGGAATTGGTTCCTAAGGTACTCTTTAGTTTTTTTCAAGTGACTTTTTATTTCATAGGTGGAGTTTTAGGAACCTTTTCCTATTTAAATTTTAATAGTAATTCTTTTTATATTTTTGGAATATGTTACATGGTTGTAGGTGTTTTTCATCTATTTTTTTCAACTTTGTGA
- a CDS encoding N-acetylmannosamine-6-phosphate 2-epimerase, which translates to MTALEKIKGKLVVSCQALEHEPLHSSYIMGRMAYAAFEGGASGIRANTVSDIKEIKKNVDLPIIGIIKKNYGDCPVFITPTMVEVDQLMEEGLDIIAIDATLRERPDRVSTEDFIKNIKAKYPNSLIMGDISNVEEAVAAEKAGIDMVGTTLVGYTDYTKGNDPLTELKKVVEAVSIPVIGEGNIDTPEKAKKALEIGAFAVVVGGAITRPQQITKKFVTCMNK; encoded by the coding sequence ATGACAGCACTTGAAAAAATAAAGGGTAAATTAGTTGTATCTTGCCAAGCACTAGAGCACGAACCTTTACATAGTTCTTATATAATGGGTAGAATGGCCTATGCAGCTTTTGAAGGGGGAGCTTCTGGAATTAGAGCAAATACAGTTTCAGATATAAAAGAAATTAAAAAAAATGTTGATTTACCAATAATTGGAATTATCAAAAAAAATTATGGAGATTGTCCAGTATTTATAACTCCTACAATGGTAGAAGTTGATCAGCTAATGGAAGAAGGATTAGATATTATTGCCATTGATGCAACTTTAAGAGAAAGACCAGATAGGGTTTCTACTGAAGATTTCATAAAAAATATTAAAGCTAAATATCCTAATTCCCTTATTATGGGAGATATTTCCAATGTAGAAGAAGCTGTTGCTGCTGAAAAAGCTGGAATAGATATGGTTGGAACTACATTAGTTGGATATACTGACTATACAAAAGGAAATGATCCTTTAACTGAACTTAAAAAAGTTGTTGAAGCTGTTTCTATTCCTGTTATAGGAGAAGGAAATATTGATACCCCAGAAAAAGCTAAAAAAGCTCTAGAAATTGGTGCTTTTGCAGTAGTAGTTGGAGGAGCAATTACAAGACCTCAACAAATAACTAAAAAATTTGTTACATGTATGAATAAATAA